From Zingiber officinale cultivar Zhangliang chromosome 5B, Zo_v1.1, whole genome shotgun sequence, the proteins below share one genomic window:
- the LOC121986413 gene encoding uncharacterized protein LOC121986413 isoform X4 — MEEGSSLGGELQITSIGAIYCGPWDKKYWSSSRGKDRYPYPVGYHAVRAHGGNIYQMEIREGVKGPLFMVASTDGESSTGHTPDIAWVNFQKNVPRVKTGNGKRFSSKIDGIQLFGFRNPFVQRLLRELVANIQGVAEPDMVLPTDKNEVPRLDKMMQPPDSFVCSDLLDHTDKHLNAGKRGVRDKVCTRDRNKAVRAKRICYHHATNDSRAGNLEKENIQDSQHHPGFLPKSAAAASDDTCQQIADCKCRGIFNQIPERNILSQQMGDSDNSVDKHVIYVRENNSTGQDPCPTGVNNVSDDDNSTKNAIRLSNAGMSLSGVLPKAVESGEMLASENYSELYISDTCDVEKSHCLLGDAADFQSVRGSSTCINPGPECSSLRDAALKGFVNDSIPETGPLSGSSNSGSEKADLSVSDKELANSMISFLLPRAVPLLEKTYVRRKSRYGSQAVRLGATLTLFKASSAEHMAKNDQSTDKIYEEGLDANRLMNGTQEKVPQTLNYQISISCQMAKMEDATDDCLPHKTSDHTLYLEDPKNMIPDSYEDDKYVCDVHPNEHTNVACESECKASAESRENNNISNLNILGESAGKPLDSEVLFPKETIKNEYLTDSLVEYLEEAFNDDLRLEKERSDADCLGVSVNHNLPYLNSDVVNHEEKEISESMLHYNNGKWKMKCMGQCSTAANASSNNLNEGDMCALATLVEVPQNKNGKTSKDIQSLVLDNQIEFAVLDATEQKVCEVGDQTGFNHALAVESTNVLLVNVNGDKMLLSDDGQHTDRTNKCQRLSNKSQFSGNCNVPFSESIICRNYMDSDVTATRPTEISRSVQTKLTCYQSNSAVVSQSQNVTDYVDVNMKHSEFHDHSVNRTEENDSTSKPHPPFQFCQQAYQGPVNCVPSQNIEVTELLSFSDEKPATRNIRHEQTNICQRQPNSNDQFDDSLFRAVRLDEVLDESFELAGCYRQPKPVLFILLRPYEDDLQISVICGIRESDERFVFIYKVPLKDQGEICPYFIGYTSLMLPLLPGPAIGNTMYKGSCLQFTPDGQSIVFVSTIRAPLCRTQSMHCSCSMCTSVCCEENAVLIGKVFMGYVLPSATLTTIESLSCIAVYEPNYVIAAELSGTLRVWLMNCNWSKSLEEFVLPSFDYLRPAVELKTVPKSDCLLVGHNGIGSFGLWNISKRVLLSRFLNPGNLIFQILPIGMFNFQDEINTSSCQNMKLMQEISHHRVAEAVATPLQDDNAVWILVSADTDSDPQVVNHPKERQPTSNASWRPALLVRNIVVMGHMVDFRASSVDVSDGYGFIGTHDGVLYKWELSTGKKLSNLLRVQSGSIMCTAVDSKSGVVAVADEKCRLLILRQKIM; from the exons ATGGAGGAGGGGAGCTCTCTCGGCGGCGAGCTCCAGATCACCTCCATCGGCGCCATCTACTGCGGGCCATGGGATAAGAAGTACTGGAGCTCTTCTAGG GGGAAAGACAGATATCCTTACCCAGTTGGTTATCATGCTGTCCGAGCTCATGGTGGAAACATATACCAAATGGAAATTCGTGAAGGTGTAAAAGGGCCTCTATTTATG GTAGCATCAACTGATGGAGAGTCTTCTACTGGACATACACCCGATATTGCATGGGTGAACTTTCAGAAGAATGTTCCAAGGGTAAAAACTGGAAATGGAAAGCGATTCTCTTCCAAGATTGATGGTATCCAG CTTTTTGGGTTTAGAAATCCATTTGTTCAACGATTGCTTCGTGAGCTTGTGGCCAATATACAAGGAGTTGCAGAACCAGATATGGTATTGCCTACTGATAAAAACGAAGTTCCAAGATTGGATAAAATGATGCAACCTCCAGACTCTTTTGTATGTAGTGATTTACTTGATCACACAGACAAGCATCTAAATGCTGGAAAAAGGGGTGTGAGGGACAAAGTATGTACAAGAGACAGAAACAAGGCAGTTAGAGCTAAAAGGATTTGTTACCACCATGCGACAAATGATTCTAGAGCTGGAAATCTAGAGAAAGAAAAT ATTCAGGATTCTCAACATCATCCTGGTTTCTTACCAAAGAGTGCTGCTGCTGCAAGTGATGATACATGCCAACAAATAGCAGATTGTAAATGCAGAGGAATTTTCAATCAAATTCCAGAAAGAAATATTCTGTCACAGCAGATGGGAGATTCTGATAATTCTGTTGATAAACATGTTATCTATGTCAGGGAAAATAACTCTACAGGTCAAGATCCTTGCCCCACTGGAGTGAACAATGTTTCTGATGATGACAATAGCACG AAAAATGCTATTAGGTTATCAAATGCCGGAATGAGTCTGTCAGGTGTTTTACCAAAAGCAGTGGAAAGTGGAGAAATGTTGGCGTCTGAAAATTATTCAGAATTATACATTTCTGATACATGTGATGTGGAAAAAT cACATTGCTTGTTAGGTGATGCTGCTGATTTTCAATCAGTGAGAGGGAGTTCAACATGCATAAATCCTGGACCAGAATGTTCAAGTTTGCGGGATGCTGCTTTGAAAGGATTTGTCAATGATTCAATTCCAGAAACTGGCCCACTGTCTGGTTCTTCAAATTCTGGTTCTGAGAAAGCAGATCTGAGTGTATCTGATAAAGAATTGGCAAACTCCATGATATCTTTTCTGCTTCCTCGAGCTGTTCCTCTTCTTGAGAAGACTTATGTGAGAAGGAAGTCAAGATATGGGAGCCAGGCAGTGAGACTTGGTGCAACTTTGACTTTGTTTAAAGCAAGCTCTGCAGAACATATGGCTAAGAATGATCAGTCGACTGACAAAATATATGAAG AAGGGCTGGATGCTAATAGGCTAATGAATGGAACACAAGAAAAAGTTCCTCAGACATTGAATTACCAAATTTCAATTTCATGCCAAATGGCAAAAATGGAGGATGCTACTGATGATTGCTTACCCCATAAGACATCTGATCATACACTATATTTGGAAGATCCAAAGAATATGATTCCAGATAGCTATGAGGATGATAAATATGTTTGTGATGTTCATCCAAATGAGCATACAAATGTTGCTTGTGAATCTGAATGTAAAGCTTCTGCTGAATCCAGAGAAAATAATAACATATCCAATCTTAATATTCTTGGTGAGAGTGCTGGAAAGCCTTTGGACTCTGAAGTTTTGTTTCCTAAGGAAACAATTAAGAATGAATATTTAACAGATTCTCTTGTGGAGTATTTGGAAGAAGCATTTAATGATGATCTCCGTCTTGAAAAAGAACGTTCAGATGCTGACTGTTTAGGTGTTTCTGTTAATCATAACTTGCCATATTTGAATTCTGATGTTGTTAATCATGAAGAAAAGGAAATATCTGAATCTATGCTGCATTATAATAATGGAAAATGGAAAATGAAGTGCATGGGGCAATGCTCTACTGCTGCAAATGCTAGTTCTAATAACTTAAATGAGGGAGATATGTGTGCACTAGCAACACTTGTAGAAGTGCCACAAAACAAGAATGGTAAAACCAGCAAAGACATTCAAAGTTTGGTTTTGGATAACCAGATAGAGTTTGCAGTTCTTGATGCTACTGAACAAAAAGTTTGTGAGGTTGGAGATCAAACAGGTTTTAATCATGCATTAGCAGTAGAATCTACAAATGTATTGCTGGTTAATGTGAATGGAGATAAGATGTTGCTTTCGGATGATGGGCAACATACTGACAGAACCAACAAGTGTCAAAGGCTTTCTAATAAATCTCAGTTTTCTGGCAATTGCAACGTTCCTTTTTCAGAAAGTATAATCTGCAGAAATTATATGGATTCTGATGTTACAGCTACAAGGCCAACAGAAATTTCTAGGAGTGTGCAAACCAAGCTGACATGCTATCAATCAAATTCAGCAGTTGTTTCACAGAGCCAAAATGTGACTGACTATGTTGATGTTAACATGAAACATTCTGAGTTTCATGATCATTCTGTTAATCGCACAGAGGAGAATGACTCCACGAGTAAGCCCCATCCACCCTTCCAATTTTGCCAACAAGCATATCAGGGGCCTGTCAACTGTGTGCCAAGCCAAAACATAGAAGTTACGGAACTGCTATCTTTTTCAGATGAAAAACCAGCCACAAGGAATATTAGACATGAACAAACAAACATTTGCCAAAGACAGCCAAATTCTAATGATCAGTTTGATGATTCTTTGTTCAGAGCTGTTAGATTGGATGAAGTATTGGATGAATCTTTTGAGCTTGCTGGTTGCTATAGGCAACCCAAGCCAGTCTTGTTCATCTTGTTGAGACCCTATGAGGATGATTTACAAATTTCTGTGATCTGTGGCATTCGAGAAAGTGATGAAAGGTTTGTCTTTATATACAAGGTCCCTTTAAAAGATCAGGGAGAGATCTGTCCATATTTTATTGGCTACACTTCGCTTATGTTGCCTCTCCTTCCTGGACCGGCAATTGGAAAT ACAATGTATAAAGGATCTTGTTTACAGTTCACTCCCGATGGTCAATCCATTGTTTTTGTTAGTACAATAAGAGCACCTCTCTGCAG GACACAAAGTATGCATTGCTCATGCTCTATGTGCACATCTGTGTGTTGTGAAGAAAATGCTGTACTAATTGGAAAGGTTTTTATGGGATATGTTCTGCCATCAGCTACCTTGACAACCATTGAGAGCCTTTCCTGCATCGCAGTTTATGAACCTAATTATGTCATAGCTGCTGAATTGAGTGGGACATTGCGTGTCTGGTTGATGAACTGTAATTGGAG TAAATCTTTGGAGGAGTTTGTGCTACCAAGTTTTGATTATTTAAGACCTGCAGTAGAGTTGAAAACAGTACCGAAGAGCGACTGTCTCCTTGTAGGTCATAATGGCATTGGCAGCTTTGGTTTATG GAACATATCGAAGAGGGTACTCCTCTCCAGATTTTTGAATCCGGGCAATTTGATCTTTCAGATTCTTCCAATTGGTATGTTCAATTTTCAAGATGAGATCAACACTTCATCTTGTCAGAATATGAAGCTCATGCAAGAAATTTCGCATCATCGTGTTGCTGAAGCTGTTGCGACTCCATTGCAAGATGATAATGCCGTGTGGATACTAGTTTCTGCTGATACAGATTCAGATCCTCAAGTGGTCAATCACCCCAAAGAACGACAACCGACTTCAAATGCATCTTGGAGGCCAGCTCTTTTAGTGAGAAATATAGTAGTCATGGGGCACATGGTGGATTTTAG GGCTTCTTCTGTAGATGTATCTGACGGTTATGGATTTATTGGCACACATGATGGTGTCTTGTACAAGTGGGAATTATCAACCGGAAAGAAATTGTCAAATTTGCTCCGAGTCCAGT CGGGGAGCATTATGTGCACTGCAGTGGACTCCAAATCTGGTGTAGTGGCGGTTGCTGATGAGAAATGCCGGTTGCTGATTTTAAGGCAGAAGATAATGTGA
- the LOC121986413 gene encoding uncharacterized protein LOC121986413 isoform X2: MEEGSSLGGELQITSIGAIYCGPWDKKYWSSSRGKDRYPYPVGYHAVRAHGGNIYQMEIREGVKGPLFMVASTDGESSTGHTPDIAWVNFQKNVPRVKTGNGKRFSSKIDGIQLFGFRNPFVQRLLRELVANIQGVAEPDMVLPTDKNEVPRLDKMMQPPDSFVCSDLLDHTDKHLNAGKRGVRDKVCTRDRNKAVRAKRICYHHATNDSRAGNLEKENVMFSHSEIKDQTFIKEKSLLSSRNHIIQIQDSQHHPGFLPKSAAAASDDTCQQIADCKCRGIFNQIPERNILSQQMGDSDNSVDKHVIYVRENNSTGQDPCPTGVNNVSDDDNSTKNAIRLSNAGMSLSGVLPKAVESGEMLASENYSELYISDTCDVEKSHCLLGDAADFQSVRGSSTCINPGPECSSLRDAALKGFVNDSIPETGPLSGSSNSGSEKADLSVSDKELANSMISFLLPRAVPLLEKTYVRRKSRYGSQAVRLGATLTLFKASSAEHMAKNDQSTDKIYEGLDANRLMNGTQEKVPQTLNYQISISCQMAKMEDATDDCLPHKTSDHTLYLEDPKNMIPDSYEDDKYVCDVHPNEHTNVACESECKASAESRENNNISNLNILGESAGKPLDSEVLFPKETIKNEYLTDSLVEYLEEAFNDDLRLEKERSDADCLGVSVNHNLPYLNSDVVNHEEKEISESMLHYNNGKWKMKCMGQCSTAANASSNNLNEGDMCALATLVEVPQNKNGKTSKDIQSLVLDNQIEFAVLDATEQKVCEVGDQTGFNHALAVESTNVLLVNVNGDKMLLSDDGQHTDRTNKCQRLSNKSQFSGNCNVPFSESIICRNYMDSDVTATRPTEISRSVQTKLTCYQSNSAVVSQSQNVTDYVDVNMKHSEFHDHSVNRTEENDSTSKPHPPFQFCQQAYQGPVNCVPSQNIEVTELLSFSDEKPATRNIRHEQTNICQRQPNSNDQFDDSLFRAVRLDEVLDESFELAGCYRQPKPVLFILLRPYEDDLQISVICGIRESDERFVFIYKVPLKDQGEICPYFIGYTSLMLPLLPGPAIGNTMYKGSCLQFTPDGQSIVFVSTIRAPLCRTQSMHCSCSMCTSVCCEENAVLIGKVFMGYVLPSATLTTIESLSCIAVYEPNYVIAAELSGTLRVWLMNCNWSKSLEEFVLPSFDYLRPAVELKTVPKSDCLLVGHNGIGSFGLWNISKRVLLSRFLNPGNLIFQILPIGMFNFQDEINTSSCQNMKLMQEISHHRVAEAVATPLQDDNAVWILVSADTDSDPQVVNHPKERQPTSNASWRPALLVRNIVVMGHMVDFRASSVDVSDGYGFIGTHDGVLYKWELSTGKKLSNLLRVQSGSIMCTAVDSKSGVVAVADEKCRLLILRQKIM; this comes from the exons ATGGAGGAGGGGAGCTCTCTCGGCGGCGAGCTCCAGATCACCTCCATCGGCGCCATCTACTGCGGGCCATGGGATAAGAAGTACTGGAGCTCTTCTAGG GGGAAAGACAGATATCCTTACCCAGTTGGTTATCATGCTGTCCGAGCTCATGGTGGAAACATATACCAAATGGAAATTCGTGAAGGTGTAAAAGGGCCTCTATTTATG GTAGCATCAACTGATGGAGAGTCTTCTACTGGACATACACCCGATATTGCATGGGTGAACTTTCAGAAGAATGTTCCAAGGGTAAAAACTGGAAATGGAAAGCGATTCTCTTCCAAGATTGATGGTATCCAG CTTTTTGGGTTTAGAAATCCATTTGTTCAACGATTGCTTCGTGAGCTTGTGGCCAATATACAAGGAGTTGCAGAACCAGATATGGTATTGCCTACTGATAAAAACGAAGTTCCAAGATTGGATAAAATGATGCAACCTCCAGACTCTTTTGTATGTAGTGATTTACTTGATCACACAGACAAGCATCTAAATGCTGGAAAAAGGGGTGTGAGGGACAAAGTATGTACAAGAGACAGAAACAAGGCAGTTAGAGCTAAAAGGATTTGTTACCACCATGCGACAAATGATTCTAGAGCTGGAAATCTAGAGAAAGAAAATGTAATGTTCTCTCATTCTGAAATAAAAGACCAAACTTTTATCAAGGAAAAGAGTTTACTCTCATCAAGAAATCATATTATTCAGATTCAGGATTCTCAACATCATCCTGGTTTCTTACCAAAGAGTGCTGCTGCTGCAAGTGATGATACATGCCAACAAATAGCAGATTGTAAATGCAGAGGAATTTTCAATCAAATTCCAGAAAGAAATATTCTGTCACAGCAGATGGGAGATTCTGATAATTCTGTTGATAAACATGTTATCTATGTCAGGGAAAATAACTCTACAGGTCAAGATCCTTGCCCCACTGGAGTGAACAATGTTTCTGATGATGACAATAGCACG AAAAATGCTATTAGGTTATCAAATGCCGGAATGAGTCTGTCAGGTGTTTTACCAAAAGCAGTGGAAAGTGGAGAAATGTTGGCGTCTGAAAATTATTCAGAATTATACATTTCTGATACATGTGATGTGGAAAAAT cACATTGCTTGTTAGGTGATGCTGCTGATTTTCAATCAGTGAGAGGGAGTTCAACATGCATAAATCCTGGACCAGAATGTTCAAGTTTGCGGGATGCTGCTTTGAAAGGATTTGTCAATGATTCAATTCCAGAAACTGGCCCACTGTCTGGTTCTTCAAATTCTGGTTCTGAGAAAGCAGATCTGAGTGTATCTGATAAAGAATTGGCAAACTCCATGATATCTTTTCTGCTTCCTCGAGCTGTTCCTCTTCTTGAGAAGACTTATGTGAGAAGGAAGTCAAGATATGGGAGCCAGGCAGTGAGACTTGGTGCAACTTTGACTTTGTTTAAAGCAAGCTCTGCAGAACATATGGCTAAGAATGATCAGTCGACTGACAAAATATATGAAG GGCTGGATGCTAATAGGCTAATGAATGGAACACAAGAAAAAGTTCCTCAGACATTGAATTACCAAATTTCAATTTCATGCCAAATGGCAAAAATGGAGGATGCTACTGATGATTGCTTACCCCATAAGACATCTGATCATACACTATATTTGGAAGATCCAAAGAATATGATTCCAGATAGCTATGAGGATGATAAATATGTTTGTGATGTTCATCCAAATGAGCATACAAATGTTGCTTGTGAATCTGAATGTAAAGCTTCTGCTGAATCCAGAGAAAATAATAACATATCCAATCTTAATATTCTTGGTGAGAGTGCTGGAAAGCCTTTGGACTCTGAAGTTTTGTTTCCTAAGGAAACAATTAAGAATGAATATTTAACAGATTCTCTTGTGGAGTATTTGGAAGAAGCATTTAATGATGATCTCCGTCTTGAAAAAGAACGTTCAGATGCTGACTGTTTAGGTGTTTCTGTTAATCATAACTTGCCATATTTGAATTCTGATGTTGTTAATCATGAAGAAAAGGAAATATCTGAATCTATGCTGCATTATAATAATGGAAAATGGAAAATGAAGTGCATGGGGCAATGCTCTACTGCTGCAAATGCTAGTTCTAATAACTTAAATGAGGGAGATATGTGTGCACTAGCAACACTTGTAGAAGTGCCACAAAACAAGAATGGTAAAACCAGCAAAGACATTCAAAGTTTGGTTTTGGATAACCAGATAGAGTTTGCAGTTCTTGATGCTACTGAACAAAAAGTTTGTGAGGTTGGAGATCAAACAGGTTTTAATCATGCATTAGCAGTAGAATCTACAAATGTATTGCTGGTTAATGTGAATGGAGATAAGATGTTGCTTTCGGATGATGGGCAACATACTGACAGAACCAACAAGTGTCAAAGGCTTTCTAATAAATCTCAGTTTTCTGGCAATTGCAACGTTCCTTTTTCAGAAAGTATAATCTGCAGAAATTATATGGATTCTGATGTTACAGCTACAAGGCCAACAGAAATTTCTAGGAGTGTGCAAACCAAGCTGACATGCTATCAATCAAATTCAGCAGTTGTTTCACAGAGCCAAAATGTGACTGACTATGTTGATGTTAACATGAAACATTCTGAGTTTCATGATCATTCTGTTAATCGCACAGAGGAGAATGACTCCACGAGTAAGCCCCATCCACCCTTCCAATTTTGCCAACAAGCATATCAGGGGCCTGTCAACTGTGTGCCAAGCCAAAACATAGAAGTTACGGAACTGCTATCTTTTTCAGATGAAAAACCAGCCACAAGGAATATTAGACATGAACAAACAAACATTTGCCAAAGACAGCCAAATTCTAATGATCAGTTTGATGATTCTTTGTTCAGAGCTGTTAGATTGGATGAAGTATTGGATGAATCTTTTGAGCTTGCTGGTTGCTATAGGCAACCCAAGCCAGTCTTGTTCATCTTGTTGAGACCCTATGAGGATGATTTACAAATTTCTGTGATCTGTGGCATTCGAGAAAGTGATGAAAGGTTTGTCTTTATATACAAGGTCCCTTTAAAAGATCAGGGAGAGATCTGTCCATATTTTATTGGCTACACTTCGCTTATGTTGCCTCTCCTTCCTGGACCGGCAATTGGAAAT ACAATGTATAAAGGATCTTGTTTACAGTTCACTCCCGATGGTCAATCCATTGTTTTTGTTAGTACAATAAGAGCACCTCTCTGCAG GACACAAAGTATGCATTGCTCATGCTCTATGTGCACATCTGTGTGTTGTGAAGAAAATGCTGTACTAATTGGAAAGGTTTTTATGGGATATGTTCTGCCATCAGCTACCTTGACAACCATTGAGAGCCTTTCCTGCATCGCAGTTTATGAACCTAATTATGTCATAGCTGCTGAATTGAGTGGGACATTGCGTGTCTGGTTGATGAACTGTAATTGGAG TAAATCTTTGGAGGAGTTTGTGCTACCAAGTTTTGATTATTTAAGACCTGCAGTAGAGTTGAAAACAGTACCGAAGAGCGACTGTCTCCTTGTAGGTCATAATGGCATTGGCAGCTTTGGTTTATG GAACATATCGAAGAGGGTACTCCTCTCCAGATTTTTGAATCCGGGCAATTTGATCTTTCAGATTCTTCCAATTGGTATGTTCAATTTTCAAGATGAGATCAACACTTCATCTTGTCAGAATATGAAGCTCATGCAAGAAATTTCGCATCATCGTGTTGCTGAAGCTGTTGCGACTCCATTGCAAGATGATAATGCCGTGTGGATACTAGTTTCTGCTGATACAGATTCAGATCCTCAAGTGGTCAATCACCCCAAAGAACGACAACCGACTTCAAATGCATCTTGGAGGCCAGCTCTTTTAGTGAGAAATATAGTAGTCATGGGGCACATGGTGGATTTTAG GGCTTCTTCTGTAGATGTATCTGACGGTTATGGATTTATTGGCACACATGATGGTGTCTTGTACAAGTGGGAATTATCAACCGGAAAGAAATTGTCAAATTTGCTCCGAGTCCAGT CGGGGAGCATTATGTGCACTGCAGTGGACTCCAAATCTGGTGTAGTGGCGGTTGCTGATGAGAAATGCCGGTTGCTGATTTTAAGGCAGAAGATAATGTGA